The bacterium genome window below encodes:
- a CDS encoding ribonuclease HI family protein → MDLFAFIDGGARGNPGPAAIGVVVRDHDGNVLLEEGKTIGHATNNEAEYQALIHLLEKCASDPVIAKSGAKTLHVRSDSTLLVMQITGKWKIKEPRLRALYDEVQKAKTGLPFALRIRHVPREKNKDADKLVNAALDSCG, encoded by the coding sequence TTGGATTTGTTCGCTTTCATTGACGGCGGTGCGCGCGGCAATCCCGGTCCGGCGGCGATTGGGGTGGTCGTCCGGGATCATGATGGCAACGTCCTTCTCGAAGAAGGCAAGACCATCGGCCATGCCACCAACAACGAGGCCGAATATCAAGCCCTGATCCATCTGCTCGAGAAGTGCGCGTCCGATCCGGTGATTGCGAAGAGCGGAGCCAAGACGTTGCACGTCCGCTCGGACAGCACGCTATTGGTCATGCAAATCACCGGCAAGTGGAAGATCAAGGAACCCCGACTGCGCGCTCTCTACGATGAGGTGCAGAAGGCCAAAACGGGTTTGCCCTTCGCCCTCCGCATCCGCCACGTCCCCCGCGAGAAGAACAAGGACGCGGACAAGCTGGTGAACGCGGCGCTGGATTCATGTGGGTAG